A genomic segment from Lignipirellula cremea encodes:
- a CDS encoding efflux RND transporter permease subunit, whose product MDLSQRRFRLAWLYGLALFPVIVWQAMQAVQVSENSPLDWAPADFPARVEYSQFADRFGPGDVVIMSWDDCTLDEPRLDNLVAVLRGSSAFYDGQQWLFDQVISGRELVQQLQKTGVDKSVAVQRLRGAMIGPDGAATCVIVRFTKAGLQQRARLTRLIQMAVQKYCGAKPSEQHLAGPVIDGLSVDVASAQALNQLAVPSSLVVFLVGLWSLGSWRATTIVFAVSLFCQAATLALISLCGDTMSALLIVLPPLTQVLALAGGIHMVNYYRAAAPGESAAAAASRAFRIGWLPCVLSAATTAIGMGSLMVSELTPIRAFGCYSAAGLLLTTALVLFLVPTMLAALRVPPAASPTRARQGWRLLTLFLSKRNQAVVGAFVLIIAVLGWNMSRLKTSVRIETLFGGESRVLADYRWLEDHVGPLVPLEVVVTFDPQHPASPWQRLAIVQQLEARLRECPQVGGSLSALTFAPAGLPLSGGPLPPGGADLLAPAEMQWTRMRLLSQSDGEQKWRVQGFVSALEQTDYAALLREVRSRLQEVVYEQPPGTEKFTIQATGVMPLVHEIQQQLLIDLRASFLLAFAIITVVMTIMQGSVSAGLVGMLPNIFPTVLMFGAIGWSGRSVDIGSVMTASVALGVAVDDTLHFLTHFQRRVEEGVSRRRAVRSALEHCGQAMLQSSVICAAGMAVFALSDFLPTARFAWMMVALLAAALLGDLILLPALLLGPLGKLWQPRTSQPKAVQELVEPQPVEAQPVDAASPIPPHHLRRASRDATRWETH is encoded by the coding sequence ATGGATCTTTCACAGCGTCGATTTCGCCTGGCCTGGCTGTATGGACTGGCGCTGTTTCCGGTGATCGTCTGGCAGGCGATGCAAGCGGTCCAGGTTTCCGAAAACTCGCCGCTGGACTGGGCTCCGGCCGACTTTCCCGCACGGGTGGAATACAGCCAGTTCGCCGACAGGTTTGGTCCTGGCGATGTCGTCATCATGAGCTGGGACGACTGCACCCTTGATGAGCCCCGGCTTGATAATCTTGTCGCCGTGTTACGCGGCAGCAGCGCATTTTATGACGGTCAGCAGTGGCTCTTTGACCAGGTCATCAGCGGACGGGAGCTGGTGCAGCAATTACAAAAGACCGGCGTCGACAAGAGTGTCGCCGTCCAGCGCTTGCGCGGGGCGATGATCGGTCCCGACGGCGCCGCCACGTGCGTCATCGTTCGATTTACCAAAGCCGGACTGCAGCAGCGTGCGCGGTTGACGCGTTTGATTCAGATGGCGGTCCAGAAATACTGTGGAGCAAAGCCCAGTGAGCAGCACCTGGCGGGTCCGGTTATTGACGGTCTCTCGGTCGATGTGGCCAGTGCGCAGGCTTTGAATCAACTGGCAGTGCCTTCCTCGCTGGTGGTGTTTCTGGTGGGGTTGTGGAGTCTGGGATCCTGGCGTGCGACGACCATTGTCTTCGCCGTGTCGCTGTTTTGCCAGGCCGCCACACTGGCGCTGATCTCGCTCTGCGGCGACACCATGAGCGCCTTGCTGATTGTGTTGCCGCCGCTAACACAGGTGCTGGCCCTGGCCGGCGGCATCCATATGGTCAATTACTACCGCGCCGCTGCGCCGGGGGAATCGGCCGCAGCGGCAGCCAGCAGGGCTTTTCGGATTGGCTGGCTGCCGTGCGTGCTGTCGGCGGCCACCACGGCGATCGGCATGGGCTCGTTGATGGTCAGCGAGTTGACACCCATTCGCGCGTTCGGCTGTTATTCGGCGGCCGGATTACTACTGACGACCGCTCTTGTTTTGTTTCTCGTGCCCACCATGTTAGCCGCGTTACGCGTTCCGCCGGCAGCGTCGCCGACTCGCGCTCGCCAGGGCTGGCGGCTGCTCACGCTGTTTCTCAGCAAACGGAACCAGGCGGTTGTTGGCGCCTTTGTCCTGATCATCGCGGTCCTGGGCTGGAACATGTCGCGACTGAAGACCTCGGTCCGTATTGAAACGCTGTTTGGCGGCGAAAGTCGCGTGCTGGCTGATTATCGCTGGCTGGAAGACCATGTGGGCCCGTTGGTGCCGCTGGAAGTGGTGGTGACGTTTGATCCACAGCATCCCGCGTCGCCCTGGCAGCGTCTGGCGATCGTGCAACAGTTGGAGGCCAGGCTGCGAGAATGTCCGCAAGTTGGGGGATCGCTCTCCGCCTTGACTTTTGCTCCAGCGGGGCTGCCTCTGAGCGGTGGACCGCTTCCGCCAGGCGGCGCCGATTTGCTGGCTCCCGCTGAAATGCAATGGACCCGGATGCGACTCTTATCGCAATCGGACGGCGAGCAGAAATGGCGCGTGCAAGGTTTTGTGAGCGCTTTGGAGCAGACCGACTACGCTGCCTTGCTGCGAGAAGTTCGCAGCCGTTTACAGGAGGTCGTCTACGAGCAACCGCCGGGGACCGAGAAATTTACGATCCAGGCGACTGGCGTCATGCCGCTTGTGCATGAAATTCAGCAGCAGTTGCTGATCGATCTTCGCGCTAGCTTTCTCCTGGCGTTTGCGATCATTACGGTCGTCATGACCATCATGCAGGGTAGCGTGTCGGCCGGTCTCGTCGGCATGCTGCCTAACATTTTCCCTACGGTGTTGATGTTTGGAGCGATTGGCTGGTCAGGCAGGTCGGTCGACATTGGCTCGGTCATGACGGCCAGCGTCGCCCTTGGCGTCGCCGTTGACGATACGCTTCACTTCCTCACGCACTTCCAGCGTCGCGTTGAAGAGGGCGTATCCCGGCGTCGGGCTGTGCGTTCCGCCCTGGAGCATTGCGGACAGGCGATGCTGCAGTCCTCCGTCATTTGCGCCGCTGGGATGGCCGTGTTCGCACTCAGCGATTTTCTTCCCACCGCCCGGTTCGCCTGGATGATGGTCGCCCTGTTAGCCGCCGCCCTGCTGGGCGATCTGATTCTCTTGCCCGCCCTGCTGCTGGGACCGCTGGGGAAACTCTGGCAACCCCGAACTTCCCAGCCGAAGGCCGTCCAGGAACTGGTCGAGCCGCAACCGGTTGAGGCGCAGCCGGTCGACGCAGCTTCTCCGATCCCGCCGCACCACTTGCGCAGAGCGTCTCGAGACGCCACCCGCTGGGAAACACACTGA
- a CDS encoding methyltransferase family protein, protein MPVKSNGDDATRTGRGLPVAWFMQRFFTESQRSASTFPQSSDLPAEPMSRNHRAMRFGRAAGFVFGIGAQVGFLITIWYLYAFLKDGRPAQGQAWFLIDLVLALQFAAAHSSLLYPPVRRYLTQVFPAGLYGCLFCVVTCLNLAVIFVFWRGSAGECWNCTGLAASAMRLGFYLSWVALFYSLHLSGLGRQTGLTQWLHWVNRRKPPIPVFEIRGVYRWMRHPIYLSFLGLIWFTPRMAWDHALLTFVWTGYILAGSYLKDERLARYVGEPYRRYQEQVAGYPGMFFGPLGRRRPAASASAQRIASPS, encoded by the coding sequence ATGCCTGTAAAGTCGAATGGCGACGACGCAACTCGGACCGGCCGTGGCTTGCCTGTCGCCTGGTTCATGCAGCGATTTTTCACCGAGTCTCAGCGGTCTGCCAGCACGTTTCCGCAGTCCAGCGATCTTCCCGCCGAGCCGATGTCGCGCAACCATCGCGCGATGCGTTTTGGTCGAGCTGCGGGTTTCGTGTTTGGGATTGGTGCGCAGGTCGGTTTTCTCATTACGATCTGGTATCTGTATGCGTTCCTGAAAGACGGTCGCCCCGCCCAGGGCCAGGCCTGGTTCCTGATCGACCTGGTGCTGGCTTTGCAGTTTGCCGCCGCGCACAGCAGTCTGCTGTATCCGCCTGTGCGTCGATATTTAACACAGGTGTTTCCGGCGGGGCTGTACGGTTGCCTGTTTTGCGTTGTGACGTGTCTGAATTTAGCGGTCATCTTTGTTTTTTGGCGCGGCAGCGCAGGCGAGTGCTGGAATTGCACCGGTCTGGCGGCCAGTGCGATGCGGCTGGGTTTCTATCTGTCCTGGGTCGCCCTGTTCTATAGTCTTCATTTATCGGGACTCGGCCGCCAGACGGGACTGACGCAGTGGCTTCACTGGGTGAACCGGCGCAAGCCGCCGATCCCCGTGTTTGAAATTCGCGGCGTTTACCGTTGGATGCGGCACCCCATTTATCTCAGCTTTCTGGGTTTGATCTGGTTCACGCCCCGGATGGCGTGGGATCACGCCTTGCTGACGTTTGTCTGGACGGGCTATATCCTGGCCGGAAGCTATCTCAAGGACGAACGCCTGGCCCGCTATGTGGGCGAACCTTACCGGCGATATCAAGAGCAAGTGGCGGGTTACCCGGGGATGTTTTTCGGACCGCTCGGCCGGCGACGCCCGGCAGCGTCGGCCTCCGCGCAGCGGATTGCCAGCCCGTCCTGA
- a CDS encoding YceI family protein: MGDLHLGSSRVYIHVFKTGFGHEHGVAGRLKAGHLNLENGSSGRLVFDMLSFDADGDDARRYVGLTGSTDADTRQQVNANMHGASILDTRTHPTATFAIKTATKTSENSSRGLPVYQLDGDFTLHGVTHPIRILADSEAKPPWIHLRGSFAILQSQYGITPFSKAFGAVGVADRLEIYGDLWIAAQRLAIPPSSQR; the protein is encoded by the coding sequence GTGGGCGACCTCCACTTGGGTTCCAGTCGAGTTTACATCCACGTTTTCAAAACCGGCTTTGGCCACGAGCATGGCGTTGCAGGTCGCTTGAAAGCGGGGCACCTTAACCTGGAAAATGGTTCCAGCGGCCGGCTGGTATTTGACATGCTTTCCTTTGACGCCGACGGCGACGATGCTCGCCGTTACGTAGGGCTGACGGGATCAACGGACGCGGACACCCGGCAGCAGGTCAACGCCAATATGCATGGCGCCTCGATTCTGGACACGCGCACGCATCCGACGGCGACCTTTGCGATAAAAACGGCGACCAAAACCAGCGAGAATAGTTCGCGAGGATTGCCTGTCTATCAGTTGGACGGTGATTTTACGCTGCATGGCGTTACGCATCCGATTCGCATCCTGGCCGACTCCGAAGCCAAGCCGCCTTGGATTCATCTCCGCGGGAGCTTCGCCATTCTGCAGTCGCAATATGGCATTACTCCTTTCTCCAAGGCGTTCGGCGCCGTTGGCGTCGCGGACCGCCTGGAAATCTACGGCGATCTGTGGATCGCCGCACAGCGTCTGGCGATTCCGCCCTCCAGTCAGCGTTAA
- a CDS encoding DUF1549 domain-containing protein yields the protein MGAVTFSRMSRTAFAPVGNLGIWQGLRGLILLVATIAVGPAAAAEPEFVETPFEGVISELTLKDDSLLLKSYNGVGYRVFSADDTEILLEGEPAKLADLKPPLHANIWYKPTTRAYKHAVKIVAQKEKLPYLHPALQAKTPPFPADLAALPVHRSQRGDMAAMIDRHVDQRLKAAQIPSSPLADDSEFLRRVYLDITGRTPSLEQTKAFLASTDPAKRAQLIDQLLASPHFGDHFANLWRDLALYEETHRFQTKYIEPYRQWLADEYNANRGWNRMAWSQITAAGIVTEQPEGFYMLTSMQMGQTDASKIAASTSRMFLGVDIQCAQCHDHFYIDQWKHQDFWRLAAFFSHVRDEGNVGTAGQASSVAVIFEGDGVPQGKSNDRVPYYTPPQGARIEIPDPTDPAIYLETVEASYLDGPQPELEPSGPYRPVLARWMVDPQNPFFGKAAVNRLWAHFFARGLVNPVDDMHALNEPSHPEILQQLTAEFLASGTDVKHLIRCLCNSQTYQRTSRPLPENASDETLCSHMAVKVLTPDMLADSREIIIGGRLGGRDAKRYEELFINDELATQLGYGIPHYLRLMVLHADERQVPATLDDLFLKVLSRLPTDEDRKLMGDEDLNDIYHALLNSAEFIHNH from the coding sequence GTGGGTGCTGTAACTTTTTCCCGCATGAGTCGCACGGCGTTTGCGCCCGTCGGCAATCTCGGCATTTGGCAGGGACTCCGGGGCCTGATCCTGCTGGTCGCGACGATTGCCGTCGGACCCGCCGCGGCGGCCGAGCCTGAGTTTGTAGAGACGCCTTTTGAAGGAGTGATCAGCGAACTCACCCTTAAAGACGATTCGCTCCTTCTCAAATCTTACAACGGCGTTGGCTATCGGGTGTTTTCCGCCGACGATACCGAGATTCTCCTGGAAGGAGAACCGGCCAAACTGGCCGACCTGAAGCCGCCGTTGCATGCGAATATCTGGTACAAGCCGACGACCCGCGCCTACAAGCACGCGGTAAAAATTGTCGCGCAGAAGGAAAAGCTGCCGTATCTGCATCCGGCGCTCCAGGCCAAAACGCCGCCGTTCCCGGCCGACCTGGCAGCGCTGCCCGTGCACCGATCGCAACGAGGCGACATGGCCGCCATGATCGATCGCCACGTGGACCAGCGGCTCAAAGCAGCGCAGATCCCTTCCTCCCCGCTGGCCGACGACTCGGAGTTCTTGCGCAGGGTCTATCTCGACATCACCGGCCGTACGCCCAGCCTGGAACAGACCAAAGCCTTCCTGGCCAGCACGGATCCCGCCAAAAGAGCGCAGCTGATTGACCAGTTACTGGCGAGCCCGCATTTTGGCGACCACTTCGCCAACCTGTGGCGCGACCTGGCGCTCTATGAAGAGACGCACCGTTTCCAGACCAAATACATCGAACCGTACCGGCAATGGCTGGCGGACGAATACAACGCCAACCGGGGCTGGAATCGAATGGCCTGGAGCCAGATCACGGCCGCCGGGATTGTTACCGAGCAGCCGGAAGGCTTCTACATGCTGACCAGCATGCAGATGGGCCAGACCGACGCCAGCAAGATCGCCGCTTCGACCTCGCGCATGTTCCTTGGCGTCGATATCCAGTGCGCGCAGTGCCACGATCACTTTTACATTGACCAGTGGAAGCACCAAGACTTCTGGCGCCTGGCCGCCTTCTTCAGCCACGTTCGCGATGAAGGGAACGTCGGCACGGCCGGCCAGGCCTCCAGCGTCGCCGTCATCTTCGAAGGCGACGGAGTCCCCCAGGGGAAGAGCAACGATCGCGTTCCTTACTACACGCCTCCCCAGGGCGCCAGAATTGAAATTCCCGATCCGACCGACCCTGCTATTTATCTGGAAACGGTCGAAGCGAGTTACCTCGATGGCCCGCAACCGGAACTGGAACCCTCGGGGCCGTACCGTCCCGTCCTGGCCCGCTGGATGGTCGATCCCCAGAACCCGTTCTTCGGCAAGGCGGCCGTCAATCGCCTGTGGGCGCACTTTTTCGCCCGGGGTTTGGTGAATCCGGTCGACGACATGCATGCGTTGAACGAGCCGTCCCATCCGGAGATCCTGCAGCAGCTGACGGCCGAATTCCTCGCTTCGGGAACTGACGTCAAGCATCTGATTCGTTGCCTGTGCAACAGCCAGACGTACCAGCGGACGAGCCGCCCCTTGCCGGAGAACGCATCCGACGAAACGCTCTGCAGCCACATGGCCGTGAAGGTCCTCACGCCCGACATGCTGGCCGATTCCCGAGAGATCATCATCGGGGGGCGGCTGGGAGGACGCGACGCCAAACGGTACGAAGAACTGTTCATCAACGACGAACTGGCCACTCAGCTCGGTTATGGCATCCCGCACTACCTGCGATTGATGGTGCTCCACGCCGACGAGCGGCAGGTGCCGGCAACGCTCGACGACCTCTTTTTAAAGGTGCTGTCCCGCCTGCCCACGGACGAAGACCGCAAACTAATGGGGGACGAAGACCTGAACGATATCTATCACGCTTTGCTGAACAGCGCCGAATTCATCCACAACCATTAA
- a CDS encoding DUF1501 domain-containing protein, translated as MPTQHSLPSLSRRDMFKWSAAGLTATSTCGWFEQLAARGAEAARQGVKHKSCILLWMDGGPGQIFTFDPRPTGFKAISTSVPGIEIAEALPRVSQQMQHLALLRSMTTTEFDHGRAHYEMHTGFRAGAGISFPSIGSIVCSEIADPEFELPNYITSGFRPSRIPGPGHLGPLWIPTTLDNPAAGLEDLQAARQLPIEKRVSLIQRLDARFQQEHGVASAEAHRRGYEGIVRLLKSPKAAAFDLDQEPAKNRARYGSGEFADRCLMARRLVEQGVPFVEVVLPGWDTHSQSAERSKELTAQLDQPMAALIADLHERDLLDDTLLIWMGEFGRDPRSGRGHFPTAWTSVLGGAGLQTGQVVGRCNPKGTEVVDRPIKTGDFMATILHALGIDYHKQYSESGERPVTMVAEDSQHVEQLFG; from the coding sequence ATGCCCACGCAGCACTCCCTGCCTTCGCTTTCCCGTCGCGACATGTTCAAGTGGTCGGCCGCCGGTTTAACGGCGACCTCCACCTGTGGCTGGTTCGAGCAGCTGGCCGCCCGCGGCGCCGAGGCCGCACGGCAGGGCGTCAAGCACAAGTCGTGCATTTTGCTCTGGATGGATGGCGGACCGGGGCAGATCTTTACCTTTGACCCGCGACCCACCGGCTTCAAAGCCATCTCGACCAGCGTGCCCGGCATTGAGATCGCCGAGGCGCTGCCCCGCGTCTCCCAGCAGATGCAGCACCTGGCGTTGCTCCGCAGCATGACGACGACCGAGTTCGACCATGGCCGGGCCCACTACGAAATGCACACCGGCTTTCGCGCCGGCGCCGGGATCTCCTTTCCCAGCATCGGGTCGATCGTCTGCTCCGAGATCGCCGATCCCGAGTTCGAACTGCCCAACTACATCACCAGCGGCTTTCGTCCTTCCCGCATCCCCGGCCCGGGCCATCTGGGACCGCTTTGGATTCCGACCACGCTCGACAACCCGGCCGCCGGGCTGGAAGACCTCCAGGCGGCCCGCCAATTGCCGATCGAAAAGCGAGTCAGCCTGATCCAGCGTCTGGACGCCCGTTTCCAGCAAGAGCACGGCGTCGCCTCGGCCGAGGCGCATCGCCGCGGCTATGAAGGGATTGTGCGGCTGCTCAAATCGCCCAAAGCGGCCGCCTTTGATCTGGACCAGGAACCGGCCAAAAATCGCGCCCGCTACGGTTCTGGCGAGTTTGCCGACCGCTGCCTGATGGCCCGTCGCCTGGTGGAGCAGGGCGTCCCCTTTGTCGAAGTCGTCCTGCCCGGCTGGGACACACATTCCCAGTCGGCCGAACGCAGCAAAGAACTCACGGCCCAGCTGGACCAGCCAATGGCGGCCCTGATCGCCGATTTGCACGAACGTGATCTGCTCGACGACACGCTGCTCATCTGGATGGGCGAATTCGGCCGCGATCCTCGCAGTGGTCGCGGGCACTTCCCCACCGCCTGGACTTCCGTCCTGGGAGGAGCCGGCCTGCAGACCGGCCAGGTCGTCGGCCGCTGCAACCCCAAGGGAACCGAAGTCGTCGACCGTCCGATCAAGACGGGCGACTTCATGGCCACCATCCTGCACGCCCTGGGCATCGACTACCACAAACAGTACAGCGAATCCGGCGAGCGTCCCGTCACCATGGTCGCCGAAGATTCCCAGCACGTGGAACAACTGTTCGGCTAA